Proteins from a single region of Alphaproteobacteria bacterium LSUCC0719:
- the ntrC gene encoding nitrogen regulation protein NR(I), protein MTEKPAHILVAEDDKSVRLVVQQALARQGYTVQSSGTAAGLWKLIEAGRGDVLISDIGLPDGDALDILPRIQQKRPDMPVIVMSARSTLLTAVKAQQTGVFEYLPKPFELRSLVEATSRAVSSIGQSRPAATPTAFEEGGPLVGRSAPMQDIFKAMARVVGTDLTVLITGESGTGKELVARALHDLGSRRAGPFVPINMAAIPRNLVESELFGHEKGAFVGADSRMSGRFEQAEGGSLFLDEVGDMPPEAQTRLLRVLQDGEYLPVGANRPVRANVRIIAATNQNLQQLMQQGLFREDLFYRLNVVPLRLPPLRERTEDIGPLVNHFLKQAAAGGLPVRRFAPDGIRALASWSWPGNVRELENLVRRLLVLVGEDVISAEMVERELAAIREVEAQPIEVESLSHSVDQHIRKYFEALDGAQPPPGLHARILREVEHPLIVATLELTRGNQVKAAEILGINRNTLRKRIQELGIWSGR, encoded by the coding sequence ATGACCGAAAAACCGGCGCATATCCTGGTTGCCGAGGATGACAAGTCGGTGCGCCTTGTTGTTCAGCAGGCGCTGGCACGACAGGGCTATACGGTCCAGTCGAGTGGCACCGCCGCCGGGCTGTGGAAACTGATCGAGGCCGGGCGCGGTGATGTTCTGATTTCCGATATCGGGCTGCCGGACGGTGATGCGCTGGATATCCTGCCTCGTATCCAGCAAAAACGCCCTGACATGCCGGTTATTGTGATGAGTGCGCGTTCCACGCTTCTGACTGCGGTCAAGGCCCAGCAGACAGGTGTGTTCGAATATCTGCCAAAGCCATTTGAATTGCGGAGTCTTGTCGAAGCGACAAGCCGTGCGGTGAGCAGCATCGGGCAGTCGCGTCCAGCCGCCACCCCGACGGCGTTCGAGGAAGGCGGGCCGCTTGTTGGACGCTCGGCGCCCATGCAGGATATCTTCAAGGCTATGGCCCGTGTCGTCGGCACTGATCTGACGGTGCTGATCACCGGGGAAAGCGGCACCGGCAAGGAGTTGGTGGCGCGCGCGCTTCACGATCTTGGGTCCCGGCGCGCTGGGCCGTTTGTGCCGATCAATATGGCGGCGATTCCCCGCAATCTGGTCGAGTCCGAGCTTTTCGGGCATGAGAAGGGGGCGTTTGTCGGTGCCGACAGTCGCATGTCCGGTCGGTTTGAACAGGCCGAGGGAGGCAGCCTGTTCCTGGACGAGGTCGGAGATATGCCGCCAGAGGCGCAGACACGCCTGCTGAGGGTGTTGCAGGATGGTGAATATCTTCCTGTCGGGGCCAACCGCCCGGTCAGGGCCAATGTGCGGATTATTGCGGCAACCAACCAGAATCTGCAGCAATTGATGCAGCAGGGATTGTTCCGCGAGGATCTGTTCTATCGGTTGAATGTGGTGCCGCTCCGCCTGCCACCGCTTCGGGAACGAACCGAGGATATTGGCCCGCTGGTCAATCATTTCCTGAAACAGGCGGCGGCTGGTGGTCTGCCTGTCAGGCGGTTTGCGCCGGATGGTATCCGGGCGCTGGCCTCGTGGAGCTGGCCTGGCAATGTCCGCGAACTGGAAAATCTGGTGCGTCGTCTCCTGGTGCTTGTCGGCGAGGATGTCATTTCCGCCGAGATGGTTGAACGTGAGCTTGCGGCCATACGCGAAGTCGAGGCACAGCCAATCGAGGTGGAGAGCCTGTCGCATTCGGTTGACCAGCATATTCGCAAATATTTCGAGGCCCTTGATGGCGCGCAGCCCCCACCCGGTCTGCATGCCCGTATTCTTCGCGAGGTGGAACATCCGCTGATTGTCGCGACACTTGAATTGACCCGCGGCAATCAAGTCAAGGCGGCTGAAATTCTGGGTATTAACAGGAATACCCTGCGCAAGCGCATCCAGGAACTTGGCATATGGTCGGGCCGATGA
- the dusB gene encoding tRNA dihydrouridine synthase DusB: MTLIVGSTELPHAAILAPMSGVTDMPFRRAVRRAGGGLVVTEMIASAAILREVRSEMRKLRTDTVSEAPLSVQLAGWEPQVMAEAARIAADLGATFIDINMGCPAKKVTGRLSGSALMRDEPLAGAILEAVVKAVDIPVTLKMRLGWDDQSHNAVTIACLAENAGIQMIAVHGRTRCQMYNGEADWAAVRGVVEAVSLPVIVNGDIRDIDDVGSALRQSTAAGVMIGRGAQGRPWLLAQAGDAHAGRPVRRDPTIAERHEMMQCHLDDMLTHYGAPAMRLARKHIAWYAHGLAGAADLRDVANNTTDAIEVFRAVDRFFLGLREDQEAAAAA, translated from the coding sequence ATGACCTTGATTGTCGGATCCACGGAACTGCCGCATGCTGCCATTCTGGCACCAATGTCGGGAGTGACCGACATGCCGTTCAGACGGGCTGTCAGGCGCGCCGGAGGCGGACTTGTGGTCACCGAAATGATTGCCAGCGCGGCAATCCTTCGCGAGGTTCGCTCGGAAATGCGCAAATTGCGGACCGATACGGTCAGCGAAGCGCCGCTGTCTGTGCAGCTTGCCGGATGGGAGCCACAGGTCATGGCCGAGGCCGCCCGCATCGCTGCCGATCTTGGCGCGACATTCATCGATATCAACATGGGGTGTCCGGCAAAGAAGGTGACCGGTCGGTTGTCCGGATCAGCGCTGATGCGTGATGAACCGCTGGCAGGAGCCATCCTCGAGGCGGTCGTGAAGGCGGTTGATATTCCGGTCACGCTGAAAATGCGGCTTGGGTGGGATGATCAAAGCCACAACGCGGTGACGATTGCGTGTCTGGCGGAAAATGCCGGGATCCAGATGATCGCCGTTCATGGGCGCACACGCTGTCAGATGTATAACGGCGAGGCGGACTGGGCCGCTGTTCGCGGCGTTGTCGAGGCAGTGTCGCTGCCGGTCATCGTGAATGGTGATATCCGCGATATTGACGATGTAGGATCGGCGCTGCGGCAAAGCACAGCTGCCGGGGTAATGATTGGGCGCGGCGCGCAGGGACGCCCCTGGCTGTTGGCTCAGGCGGGGGATGCCCATGCCGGCCGACCGGTACGCCGTGACCCGACAATCGCCGAGCGGCATGAAATGATGCAATGCCATCTTGACGACATGCTGACACATTACGGGGCGCCGGCGATGCGTCTGGCGCGCAAGCATATTGCCTGGTACGCGCATGGCCTTGCCGGGGCGGCAGACCTGCGCGATGTGGCCAACAACACAACCGATGCCATCGAGGTGTTCAGGGCCGTGGACCGGTTCTTTCTCGGCCTTCGTGAAGATCAGGAGGCGGCAGCAGCGGCATGA
- a CDS encoding nitrogen regulation protein NR(II): protein MMDDVNHPAWQADAAHILASLPNPVFVLDNEDRFIFLNHAAEMFFDSSEAMLQGTAVAAQIPADSSLLALLARSRKQMASVADQGIEVASPRIGLKLLNVQITPFGDRRTHEGRMLVTLQERALAERLRGQSMFHGAARSISAMAALLAHEVKNPLAGIKGAAQLLQADLSAENQEFANMIVEETNRVTALLDRMEGFAGGGQVALSPVNIHEVLDHCLRVSQASFGDTVTVTRRYDPSLPPVEGHRDLLIQAFLNIIKNAFEATDKKIEIFVKTSYARGRRLSGTGMARLHVPIQVEIIDHGPGIAPDLRDHIFDPFVSGKSGGSGLGLALVASVVADHGGLVEVDTVPGRTVFRLNFPPAGERPAGERLAGEGPSGEGPSREGLAG, encoded by the coding sequence ATGATGGATGATGTGAACCATCCTGCCTGGCAGGCCGACGCGGCGCATATTCTTGCCAGCCTGCCGAACCCGGTATTTGTTCTTGATAATGAAGACCGGTTCATTTTTCTGAACCATGCCGCCGAGATGTTCTTTGATTCAAGCGAGGCGATGCTGCAAGGCACTGCGGTAGCGGCCCAGATACCGGCTGATTCCAGCCTCCTGGCGCTTCTTGCACGGTCACGAAAGCAAATGGCATCGGTTGCCGATCAGGGAATTGAGGTGGCCAGCCCCCGCATCGGTCTGAAGCTTCTGAATGTTCAGATCACACCGTTTGGCGATCGGCGGACGCATGAAGGGCGGATGCTTGTCACACTTCAGGAACGCGCATTGGCGGAGCGGTTGCGCGGACAATCGATGTTTCACGGCGCGGCAAGGTCGATTTCGGCCATGGCCGCCTTGCTGGCCCATGAGGTGAAAAACCCGCTTGCCGGGATCAAGGGCGCAGCGCAGCTTCTTCAGGCCGACCTGTCGGCGGAAAATCAGGAATTCGCCAACATGATTGTCGAGGAAACCAATCGCGTAACGGCGCTTCTTGACAGGATGGAAGGCTTTGCCGGTGGGGGGCAGGTGGCACTCAGCCCGGTCAATATCCATGAAGTTCTTGATCACTGCCTGCGGGTCTCACAGGCCAGCTTTGGCGACACTGTCACCGTGACGCGCCGCTATGATCCGTCATTGCCGCCGGTTGAGGGACATCGTGATCTGCTTATTCAGGCGTTTCTAAACATTATCAAGAATGCCTTTGAAGCTACTGATAAAAAAATAGAAATTTTCGTCAAGACATCCTATGCACGGGGGCGTCGACTTTCCGGGACAGGGATGGCGCGTCTTCATGTGCCAATTCAGGTCGAAATCATTGATCACGGTCCAGGCATCGCGCCTGATCTTCGCGATCACATCTTCGACCCGTTTGTGTCTGGAAAATCCGGTGGCAGCGGTCTTGGGTTGGCGCTGGTGGCAAGTGTTGTCGCCGACCATGGCGGGCTTGTCGAGGTCGATACGGTGCCGGGCCGTACCGTATTCAGGCTGAATTTCCCGCCAGCAGGTGAACGACCGGCAGGAGAACGACTGGCAGGGGAAGGGCCATCTGGAGAAGGACCATCTCGAGAAGGACTGGCGGGATGA
- a CDS encoding ATP-binding protein, protein MSSVAGTTRRGVLLQFSENRIGYFAVLVALAIGILTIYQLSQFDPVRTDSNLLTTLIVIDVVAVLIVAGFVIRQILRLLSERRRKMAGYQLHWRLALLFGGVAALPAVITTLFALFVVDYSLRGWFADRISTAVTGSVQVADSYFEEHSSSIRSDVLTIANDVNREAFKLLSEPNLLDQYLTNQTALRNLSEAIILDGTGQVVAQSRFAFAVTFTNIGGDWLEKARNGEVVILRGDQTNKLRAAVKLNSFVDAYLFVGRFIDRSVLDAVDSTRLAAADYQQLGIRQLDLQVSFATVFGLILALLLITALWIGLNLANAIVEPLGSVISVAEQVRGGNLSERVPAGLEVDEIARLGLSFNNMLDELTRSREQLVQANMQIDRRREFTEAVLGGVSSGVIGLDATHKVTLPNLAARQLLQIDDAELIGRRLEDVVPEFASLTAAGAARRNKIVEEQIILTRGGARMTLRARIATERVDGRVIGYVVTFDDVTDLLTAQRKAAWSDVARRIAHEIKNPLTPIQLAADRLRRKYKPDDEQASEQFSEYLSIIGRQVDDIGRMVDEFSAFARMPQPVMKQLSFRDLVLGQVGLFDGQGVAFDLDLGDPDKADLVIGDAGLLRQALTNIIQNALDSLAEHKVATPVVKIDLAVRDGFLVLRVTDNGPGFPDIDRASLLEPYVTKRDKGTGLGLAIVSKIIQDHAGELELVDAEQGGARVVISLPCHDEPETGA, encoded by the coding sequence ATGAGCAGTGTTGCCGGCACAACCCGCCGCGGGGTTCTTCTGCAGTTTTCGGAAAACCGGATCGGTTATTTTGCTGTTTTGGTGGCGCTGGCCATCGGCATCCTGACGATCTATCAGCTCTCGCAATTCGATCCGGTCAGGACCGACAGCAATCTGCTGACCACATTGATCGTGATCGATGTGGTGGCTGTGCTGATTGTTGCCGGATTCGTGATCCGGCAGATCTTGCGGCTGTTGTCCGAACGTCGCCGGAAAATGGCCGGCTATCAGCTTCACTGGCGGCTGGCGCTGTTGTTTGGCGGTGTGGCGGCGCTTCCGGCCGTGATCACCACGCTGTTCGCGCTGTTTGTGGTTGATTACTCGCTGCGTGGCTGGTTCGCCGACCGGATTTCAACTGCGGTGACCGGATCGGTACAGGTGGCGGATTCCTATTTCGAGGAACATTCGAGTTCTATTCGAAGCGATGTCCTGACGATCGCCAATGATGTCAATCGTGAAGCGTTCAAGCTGCTGTCGGAGCCGAACCTGCTGGATCAGTACCTGACCAACCAGACCGCGCTGCGCAATCTGTCCGAGGCCATCATTCTTGACGGGACAGGCCAGGTCGTGGCGCAGTCACGGTTCGCATTTGCCGTAACATTCACAAATATCGGGGGTGACTGGCTGGAAAAGGCGCGCAATGGCGAGGTGGTCATTCTGCGTGGTGACCAGACAAACAAGCTTCGCGCTGCGGTCAAGCTGAACAGCTTTGTCGATGCCTATCTGTTTGTCGGGCGGTTCATCGACCGGTCCGTTCTCGATGCTGTCGATAGCACCCGTCTTGCGGCTGCCGACTATCAGCAGCTTGGAATTCGTCAGCTTGATCTTCAGGTCAGCTTTGCCACAGTGTTCGGGCTCATTCTGGCATTGCTTCTGATTACCGCGCTGTGGATCGGGCTGAACCTTGCCAACGCCATTGTAGAGCCTCTCGGCTCGGTCATTTCGGTGGCGGAGCAGGTGCGTGGCGGCAACCTGTCGGAGCGTGTGCCGGCAGGGCTTGAAGTTGATGAAATCGCGCGGCTGGGCCTGTCTTTCAACAACATGCTGGATGAGCTGACCCGAAGTCGTGAACAGCTTGTTCAGGCCAATATGCAGATTGACCGGCGTCGGGAATTCACCGAGGCGGTACTGGGTGGTGTGTCTTCCGGGGTCATCGGTCTGGATGCAACACACAAGGTGACATTGCCGAACCTTGCCGCAAGACAGCTGCTTCAGATTGATGATGCCGAATTGATTGGCCGACGGCTGGAAGATGTTGTCCCCGAATTTGCAAGCCTGACTGCGGCAGGTGCCGCCCGCCGCAACAAGATTGTCGAAGAGCAGATCATCCTGACGCGAGGCGGTGCGCGGATGACCTTGCGGGCGCGGATCGCAACGGAAAGGGTCGATGGCCGGGTGATTGGTTATGTTGTTACCTTCGACGATGTAACCGACCTGCTGACAGCGCAGCGAAAGGCCGCCTGGTCGGATGTGGCGCGGCGGATTGCGCATGAAATCAAGAACCCTTTGACGCCGATACAGCTTGCGGCCGACAGGCTGCGACGCAAATACAAGCCTGACGACGAACAGGCCAGCGAGCAATTTTCGGAATATCTGTCCATCATTGGCCGACAGGTGGATGATATCGGCCGTATGGTTGATGAATTCTCGGCCTTTGCCCGAATGCCGCAGCCGGTTATGAAGCAGCTGTCCTTTCGCGATCTGGTGCTTGGCCAGGTTGGCCTTTTCGACGGTCAGGGCGTGGCGTTCGACCTTGACCTTGGCGATCCGGACAAGGCCGACCTGGTTATTGGCGATGCGGGATTGTTGCGCCAGGCACTTACAAACATCATCCAGAACGCGCTGGACAGTCTTGCCGAACATAAAGTCGCCACACCTGTGGTGAAGATTGATCTGGCTGTAAGAGACGGGTTCCTTGTTCTGCGTGTAACCGACAACGGGCCGGGCTTCCCGGATATTGACAGGGCCAGCCTGCTTGAGCCCTATGTGACGAAACGCGACAAGGGTACCGGTCTGGGACTGGCGATTGTGAGCAAGATCATTCAGGACCATGCCGGCGAGCTTGAACTTGTGGATGCCGAGCAGGGCGGAGCCCGCGTTGTAATTTCGCTGCCGTGCCATGACGAACCGGAGACAGGCGCATGA